One Sediminibacillus dalangtanensis genomic region harbors:
- the rnpM gene encoding RNase P modulator RnpM has product MAATRKVPLRKCVVTQEMKPKKELIRIVRNKEGEVFVDETGKKNGRGAYLTRSIYVVETAKKSGALNRHLNTEVDPSVYEQLKTVIEGKKIE; this is encoded by the coding sequence ATGGCAGCAACCAGAAAAGTTCCTCTTAGAAAATGTGTAGTGACGCAGGAAATGAAACCAAAGAAAGAATTAATTCGCATCGTCCGTAATAAAGAAGGCGAAGTATTTGTGGACGAAACCGGGAAAAAGAACGGGCGTGGAGCCTACTTGACCAGAAGTATCTATGTCGTAGAAACAGCAAAAAAAAGCGGCGCATTGAACCGTCATTTGAATACGGAAGTCGATCCGTCGGTTTATGAACAACTAAAAACAGTTATTGAAGGTAAGAAAATTGAGTAA
- a CDS encoding YlxQ family RNA-binding protein → MSKDYLNLLGLAFRAGKLTLGEEAIIRDIQKRKAKLVLLASDTGAQTRKKITDKCTYYQIPFFVVDDRETISQAIGKSGRVAVAILDSGFAAKMTSLLDESIRG, encoded by the coding sequence TTGAGTAAAGATTATCTGAATTTATTGGGCCTTGCTTTTAGAGCGGGGAAACTCACTTTGGGAGAAGAGGCCATTATACGCGACATTCAGAAGCGGAAGGCGAAACTTGTTCTTTTAGCAAGTGACACGGGGGCGCAGACAAGAAAAAAGATTACCGATAAATGTACGTATTATCAAATCCCTTTCTTTGTAGTAGACGACCGCGAAACCATCTCACAAGCTATTGGGAAGTCAGGAAGAGTTGCTGTTGCAATTCTCGACTCAGGATTCGCCGCTAAAATGACATCGTTGCTCGATGAATCTATTCGGGGGTGA
- the infB gene encoding translation initiation factor IF-2: protein MSKTRVYEYAKKHNLSSKVVIDKLKDLNIEVSNHMSTISEDTIQTLDKAINGNKQADKKQEQTKPVSGDSSSNKTNANQNNKKRNNRNQNGKNPNNKNNKNNKNKKRNNQHSGQNNQQSKSKKQETPEKITYTGTLTVSELADKLNKDASEIIKKLMFLGTMATKNQDLDQDSIDLICDEYGVTAEQVVEVDEIALENFKPEEKEEDLVERPAVVTIMGHVDHGKTTLLDSIRDTKVTEGEAGGITQHIGAYQVEENGKKVTFLDTPGHAAFTSMRSRGAQVTDIAILVVAADDGVMPQTVEAINHAKAAEVPIIVAVNKMDKEGANPDRVMQELTEHELIPEDWGGDTIFVQLSAIKREGIDDLLEMILLVSEVEELKANPNSNASGTVIEAQLDKGRGSVATLLVQNGTLHVGDPIVVGNTFGRVRAMVNDLGRRVKSAEPSTPVEITGLNDVPQAGDQFVVFADEKKARQVGEARQQKQIEEKRSDKAKVSLDDLFEQIKQGEVKDINLVLKADVQGSVEALASSLRKIDVEGVKVNIIHTGVGAIAESDIILASASNAIVIGFNVRPDNNAKKAAETENVDVRLHRIIYKVIEEIESAMKGMLDPEFEEKVIGQAEVREIFKVSRIGTIAGSYVTDGKITRDAGVRVIRDGIVIYEGEIDTLKRFKDDVKEVAQNYECGITVKNFNDIKEGDVFEAYVMEEIERV, encoded by the coding sequence ATGAGTAAAACAAGAGTTTACGAATATGCGAAAAAACACAATCTATCCAGTAAAGTGGTCATAGATAAATTAAAAGATTTGAATATTGAAGTATCGAACCATATGTCGACCATTTCGGAAGACACCATCCAAACGTTGGATAAAGCAATTAACGGAAATAAACAAGCTGACAAGAAGCAAGAACAGACAAAACCAGTAAGCGGAGATAGTTCCTCCAATAAAACAAATGCCAATCAAAACAATAAGAAAAGAAATAACCGGAACCAAAATGGTAAGAATCCGAACAACAAAAATAATAAAAATAACAAAAATAAGAAAAGAAACAACCAACATTCCGGACAGAATAATCAACAATCGAAAAGCAAAAAACAGGAAACTCCTGAAAAAATCACTTATACCGGTACTTTAACTGTTAGTGAATTGGCTGATAAGCTGAACAAAGACGCTTCAGAAATCATCAAAAAATTGATGTTTTTAGGCACAATGGCAACAAAAAATCAGGATTTGGATCAGGATTCTATCGACTTGATTTGTGATGAATATGGAGTGACTGCCGAGCAAGTTGTCGAAGTTGATGAAATAGCATTGGAAAATTTTAAACCAGAAGAAAAAGAGGAAGACCTGGTGGAACGTCCTGCGGTTGTAACCATCATGGGCCATGTCGACCATGGAAAAACAACGTTACTCGACTCCATTCGGGATACGAAAGTGACCGAAGGAGAAGCTGGTGGGATCACTCAGCACATCGGCGCTTATCAAGTGGAGGAAAATGGCAAAAAAGTAACGTTTTTGGATACACCTGGTCATGCTGCTTTTACCAGTATGCGTTCACGTGGTGCGCAGGTAACAGATATTGCCATACTCGTAGTCGCTGCAGATGACGGGGTCATGCCGCAAACGGTGGAAGCAATAAATCATGCCAAAGCAGCAGAAGTTCCAATTATCGTTGCTGTCAATAAAATGGATAAAGAGGGAGCCAATCCAGACCGGGTCATGCAGGAACTGACGGAACACGAATTGATACCGGAAGACTGGGGCGGCGATACAATTTTCGTTCAACTTTCTGCTATAAAAAGAGAAGGAATCGACGACCTGCTGGAGATGATTTTGCTCGTTTCCGAAGTGGAAGAACTAAAAGCAAACCCTAACAGCAATGCCAGTGGAACAGTAATCGAGGCACAGCTTGATAAAGGACGTGGATCTGTGGCGACACTGTTGGTTCAAAATGGAACCCTGCATGTCGGAGATCCAATTGTTGTCGGCAACACGTTTGGAAGGGTCCGGGCAATGGTCAATGATCTTGGGCGAAGAGTCAAATCCGCTGAACCTTCGACTCCAGTAGAAATCACCGGTTTGAACGATGTGCCACAAGCAGGAGATCAGTTTGTTGTTTTTGCTGATGAAAAGAAAGCCCGCCAAGTCGGTGAAGCACGTCAACAAAAACAAATTGAAGAAAAACGCAGTGACAAGGCGAAAGTCAGCCTTGACGATTTGTTTGAACAAATCAAACAAGGGGAAGTCAAGGATATTAACCTTGTGCTAAAGGCTGATGTCCAAGGCTCTGTTGAAGCATTGGCATCTTCATTGCGAAAAATCGATGTGGAAGGCGTAAAAGTGAATATTATCCACACAGGTGTAGGGGCAATTGCCGAGTCGGACATCATCCTGGCCTCTGCCTCAAATGCGATTGTGATCGGATTTAACGTTCGTCCGGATAACAACGCCAAGAAAGCGGCAGAGACAGAGAATGTAGATGTTCGGTTGCATCGAATTATTTATAAGGTGATTGAAGAAATCGAGTCAGCCATGAAAGGAATGCTTGATCCGGAATTTGAAGAAAAAGTCATCGGGCAAGCTGAAGTTAGGGAAATCTTCAAAGTTTCCAGAATTGGCACGATTGCTGGAAGCTATGTTACCGATGGAAAAATAACCAGGGATGCAGGGGTTCGTGTCATCCGTGACGGCATCGTCATTTATGAAGGCGAAATTGATACACTCAAGCGATTCAAAGATGATGTGAAAGAAGTCGCGCAAAACTATGAGTGTGGTATTACGGTGAAAAACTTCAATGACATAAAAGAAGGCGATGTATTTGAAGCGTATGTCATGGAGGAAATCGAACGTGTATGA
- a CDS encoding DUF503 domain-containing protein, translating to MILYVEVNCFIYEPQSLKQKRSVVKSLITRLKNDYNIAVSEIDHQDLWQRTGLGLVTVSPDKVQAEKVVNQALKLIDSFPELERTTTNFEWL from the coding sequence ATGATTTTATACGTGGAAGTAAATTGTTTTATTTATGAACCCCAATCGCTAAAACAAAAGCGTTCTGTGGTCAAAAGCCTAATAACAAGGTTGAAAAATGATTATAATATTGCTGTAAGCGAGATAGATCACCAAGACTTGTGGCAAAGAACAGGTCTTGGTCTGGTGACGGTCTCTCCTGATAAAGTCCAGGCGGAAAAAGTAGTCAATCAGGCATTGAAGCTTATTGATTCTTTTCCCGAATTGGAGCGGACCACTACCAACTTTGAATGGCTTTAA
- the rbfA gene encoding 30S ribosome-binding factor RbfA has translation MNELRANRVGEQMKKELGDIIGRKIKDPRVGFVTVTDVEVSGDLQQAKVFISVLGDEKQRHDTLVGLAKAKGFIRSEIGKRIRLRKTPELYFEFDEAIEKGNRIEHILRRLNDSEE, from the coding sequence ATGAATGAATTACGCGCAAACCGTGTAGGGGAACAAATGAAAAAAGAACTTGGAGATATAATCGGCAGAAAAATCAAAGATCCTCGTGTCGGGTTTGTTACAGTGACGGATGTGGAAGTTTCCGGCGATTTGCAACAGGCGAAAGTGTTTATTTCCGTGCTAGGCGACGAAAAGCAACGGCATGATACACTTGTCGGTCTGGCCAAAGCGAAAGGTTTCATCCGTTCAGAAATCGGTAAAAGAATTCGGTTACGAAAAACACCCGAACTGTATTTTGAATTTGATGAAGCAATTGAAAAAGGAAACAGAATTGAGCATATACTTCGCCGATTAAATGACTCAGAAGAATAA
- the truB gene encoding tRNA pseudouridine(55) synthase TruB, with protein sequence MDGILPLWKPKGWTSHDCVAKIRRLYGTKKVGHTGTLDPEVEGVLPICVGQATKLVPYLTETNKTYIAEVTLGSSTETEDSFGEVVEQAVVQEDFSVEQVQQVLDNFIGYSVQVPPMYSAVKVNGKRLYEYARKGLTVNRPERTIHIERIQLLSDIRKEGQRVRFCFLVECGKGTYVRTLCVNIGDRLGYPAHMSGLVRTKTGSFDRNSTYTIEEVQQAKEKNAHLDLLLPLSAGITDLEKVEADADLADRVFHGQKLKMPEGLTGTKQFRIQQGDKLLAIYQSHPSEPGIAKPAKVFHYEQD encoded by the coding sequence ATGGATGGAATTCTTCCTTTATGGAAGCCAAAGGGATGGACATCGCATGATTGTGTAGCGAAAATCAGAAGACTATATGGCACAAAAAAAGTTGGACATACAGGAACCCTTGACCCGGAAGTGGAAGGAGTTCTGCCTATTTGCGTCGGCCAGGCGACGAAGCTGGTCCCATACTTGACTGAAACCAACAAGACCTATATTGCCGAAGTAACTTTGGGCAGCTCAACAGAAACAGAAGACAGCTTTGGGGAAGTTGTTGAACAAGCTGTGGTCCAAGAAGATTTTTCTGTTGAACAGGTACAACAAGTTTTGGACAATTTTATCGGATACAGTGTACAAGTACCACCAATGTATTCAGCGGTGAAAGTGAATGGGAAAAGGCTTTATGAGTATGCTCGCAAGGGGCTTACGGTGAATCGTCCGGAGCGTACCATTCATATAGAGCGGATACAACTTCTATCTGATATCCGCAAGGAAGGGCAGCGTGTTCGCTTTTGTTTTCTTGTAGAGTGTGGGAAAGGTACATATGTGCGGACCTTATGCGTCAATATTGGTGATAGACTAGGATACCCAGCGCATATGTCGGGATTGGTACGGACAAAAACAGGTTCGTTTGATCGAAACAGCACCTATACAATAGAGGAAGTTCAGCAGGCTAAAGAAAAAAATGCACATCTGGATTTACTTCTTCCTTTATCAGCAGGAATAACTGATTTGGAAAAGGTCGAAGCCGATGCAGATTTGGCGGATAGAGTATTTCACGGTCAGAAACTGAAAATGCCAGAAGGTTTAACGGGAACAAAGCAATTCCGGATTCAGCAAGGCGATAAACTCCTTGCTATCTATCAGTCGCATCCTTCGGAACCCGGCATTGCAAAGCCGGCCAAGGTTTTTCATTATGAGCAGGATTGA
- the rpsO gene encoding 30S ribosomal protein S15, with the protein MAITQERKNEIINDFKTHDNDTGSPEVQIAVLTEEITNLNEHLRVHKKDHHSRRGLLKMVGKRRNLLNYLRAKDVTRYRELIKRLGLRR; encoded by the coding sequence ATGGCAATCACACAAGAACGCAAAAATGAAATCATCAATGATTTCAAAACACACGATAATGATACTGGTTCTCCAGAAGTTCAAATCGCTGTCCTAACGGAAGAAATTACTAATTTAAATGAGCATTTGCGTGTTCATAAAAAGGATCACCACTCACGTCGTGGTCTATTGAAAATGGTAGGTAAACGCCGTAACTTGTTGAACTACCTTCGCGCTAAAGACGTAACACGTTATCGCGAGTTAATAAAAAGACTTGGCCTTCGTCGCTAA
- the pnp gene encoding polyribonucleotide nucleotidyltransferase, protein MADKKIFSTEISGQPFTVEVGELAKQANGACMVQYGDTSVLTAATASNEPKDLPFFPLTVNYEERLYAVGKIPGGFIKREGRPSEKAVLTSRLIDRPIRPLFADGFRNEVQVISTVMSVDQNCSSVIAAMIGSSLALGVSDIPFGGPIAGAIVGRVDGDFIINPSVEQLEKSDINLTVAGTKDAVNMVEAGAQEVPEETMLEAIMFGHEEIKRLVAFQEEVIAAVGKEKMEVTLFELDKSLSAEVEAKAKESLVQAIQVQEKHAREEAIEAAKKAVVESYEEAEAEEDKIKQVKGVLDKLVKEEVRRLITKEKVRPDGRKVDEIRPLSSRIGVLPRTHGSGLFTRGQTQALSVCTLGALGDVQILDGLDLEESKRFMHHYNFPQYSVGETGPIRGPGRREIGHGALGERALEVVVPSEKEFPYTIRLVSEVLESNGSTSQASICASTMAMMDAGVPIKAPVAGIAMGLVKQDEDYTILTDIQGMEDFLGDMDFKVAGTSKGVTALQMDIKIEGLSREILDEALSQAKKGRMHILDHMMETIGEPKQELSEYAPKILTMEINPDKIRDVIGPSGKQINKIIEDTGVKIDIEQDGRVFISSTDSSMNQKAKKIIEDLVREVEVGEIYLGTVRRIEKFGAFVELFKGKDGLVHISELAEERVGKVEDVVSIGDQVMVKVKEIDNQGRVNLSRKAVLKEQKQEDEK, encoded by the coding sequence ATGGCAGATAAGAAAATATTTTCCACGGAAATCTCCGGACAGCCGTTCACTGTCGAAGTCGGAGAGTTAGCGAAGCAAGCCAATGGTGCTTGCATGGTCCAGTATGGAGACACTTCTGTTTTAACAGCAGCAACTGCATCAAACGAACCGAAAGACCTGCCGTTCTTTCCGTTGACGGTCAACTATGAAGAACGCTTATATGCTGTAGGGAAAATTCCAGGAGGATTCATCAAAAGAGAGGGACGTCCAAGTGAAAAAGCTGTCCTGACTTCCCGTTTGATTGACCGTCCCATACGGCCGTTATTCGCTGATGGTTTTCGAAATGAAGTACAAGTAATCAGCACAGTGATGAGCGTAGATCAAAATTGCTCTTCCGTCATCGCCGCAATGATCGGTTCATCGTTGGCTCTCGGAGTTTCGGATATTCCATTCGGCGGTCCGATTGCAGGTGCAATTGTTGGCCGTGTAGATGGAGATTTCATCATCAATCCATCGGTCGAACAGTTGGAAAAAAGTGATATCAATTTGACAGTGGCCGGAACAAAAGATGCCGTAAACATGGTGGAAGCTGGAGCACAAGAAGTGCCGGAAGAAACCATGCTGGAAGCAATCATGTTCGGACATGAAGAAATAAAACGGCTGGTTGCATTTCAGGAAGAAGTAATTGCCGCAGTTGGCAAGGAAAAAATGGAAGTAACCCTGTTTGAGTTGGATAAAAGTTTGTCGGCCGAAGTAGAAGCGAAAGCAAAAGAATCCCTTGTACAAGCCATCCAGGTTCAAGAAAAACATGCTCGTGAAGAAGCTATTGAGGCAGCCAAAAAAGCGGTTGTGGAAAGTTATGAGGAAGCCGAGGCCGAAGAAGACAAAATCAAGCAGGTCAAAGGTGTTTTGGATAAACTGGTAAAAGAAGAAGTCCGCCGTTTAATTACAAAAGAAAAGGTACGTCCAGATGGGAGAAAAGTAGACGAAATTCGTCCTTTATCTTCCCGAATCGGCGTCCTGCCGCGTACACACGGATCGGGTCTGTTTACCCGCGGTCAGACGCAGGCATTAAGCGTGTGTACACTTGGTGCGTTGGGTGATGTGCAAATTCTTGATGGCTTGGATTTGGAAGAGTCGAAACGATTCATGCATCATTATAACTTCCCGCAATACAGTGTAGGGGAAACCGGTCCAATCAGAGGTCCGGGGCGTCGTGAAATTGGTCATGGAGCTTTAGGGGAACGCGCATTGGAAGTAGTGGTTCCTTCTGAAAAGGAATTTCCTTATACCATAAGACTCGTATCTGAAGTATTGGAGTCGAACGGTTCGACTTCACAGGCTAGTATCTGTGCAAGCACAATGGCAATGATGGATGCTGGTGTTCCTATTAAGGCTCCGGTAGCTGGAATAGCCATGGGCTTAGTAAAGCAAGATGAGGATTATACCATTCTCACCGACATACAAGGTATGGAAGACTTTCTTGGTGACATGGATTTCAAAGTAGCAGGCACTTCCAAAGGTGTAACGGCTTTGCAAATGGATATCAAGATTGAAGGTCTTTCCCGGGAGATCCTTGATGAAGCCCTTAGCCAGGCTAAAAAAGGACGTATGCATATTCTTGATCATATGATGGAAACCATCGGTGAACCGAAACAGGAACTTTCCGAATATGCACCGAAAATACTGACCATGGAGATCAATCCTGATAAAATACGTGATGTTATTGGTCCGAGCGGTAAACAAATTAACAAAATCATCGAGGATACTGGCGTGAAAATTGATATCGAACAGGATGGAAGAGTATTTATTTCTTCTACCGATTCGTCTATGAACCAAAAAGCCAAGAAGATCATTGAAGATCTTGTACGCGAAGTGGAAGTGGGCGAGATATATCTGGGCACTGTACGCCGTATCGAGAAATTTGGAGCTTTTGTCGAACTATTCAAAGGTAAAGACGGTCTTGTTCATATTTCCGAGCTAGCTGAAGAAAGGGTCGGAAAGGTTGAAGATGTTGTTTCGATTGGTGACCAGGTAATGGTCAAAGTAAAAGAAATTGATAATCAGGGACGCGTTAATTTATCGCGAAAAGCAGTTTTGAAAGAACAAAAGCAGGAAGACGAAAAATAA
- a CDS encoding polysaccharide deacetylase family protein, translating to MKRLIIQIGVFLLLAGAFFPTTANPFKYNNLEVLPEALPVTNPKEDTLRNEIEAQAKHWNEKPDNAKIDKVWKKMPGRNGLKVNVEESVAKMKKAGKFDKSLLVLEQVPPRISFEDLPAAPVYRGHPEKKMVTLLINVAWGSENIPSILKTLREKNVKANFFIEGKWASQNAELVKMIKEEGHTIGNHAYNHPDMRRLAADENREQIEQTNEIIKAITGDTPKWFAPPSGSYSEQVVQIAAELDMETILWSVDTIDWKNPTVPVMVKRVEEKVHPGAMVLMHPTDVVNSGLDELIEMIKRKGYKIAAIERLLSEQR from the coding sequence GTGAAACGGTTGATTATCCAAATAGGTGTTTTTCTCTTATTGGCAGGCGCTTTTTTTCCGACGACTGCCAATCCATTTAAATACAACAACCTAGAGGTTCTTCCAGAAGCATTGCCAGTTACAAATCCAAAAGAGGATACACTCCGCAACGAAATCGAAGCACAAGCAAAGCATTGGAATGAGAAGCCTGACAATGCAAAAATAGACAAAGTTTGGAAGAAAATGCCGGGGAGGAACGGATTAAAGGTAAACGTCGAAGAATCGGTGGCTAAGATGAAAAAGGCAGGAAAGTTTGATAAGTCACTGCTTGTTTTGGAGCAAGTTCCACCCCGGATATCGTTTGAGGATCTTCCAGCTGCCCCGGTCTATCGGGGGCATCCAGAAAAGAAGATGGTCACCTTGCTGATTAACGTGGCCTGGGGCAGTGAAAATATACCAAGTATCCTCAAAACCTTAAGGGAGAAGAATGTTAAAGCTAATTTTTTCATTGAGGGAAAATGGGCTAGCCAGAACGCTGAGTTGGTTAAGATGATTAAGGAAGAAGGGCATACTATTGGTAATCATGCATACAATCATCCAGACATGAGGCGGTTAGCAGCTGATGAAAATAGGGAACAAATAGAACAGACAAATGAAATTATCAAAGCCATTACAGGCGATACGCCCAAATGGTTTGCTCCACCAAGCGGGAGTTACAGTGAACAAGTCGTTCAAATAGCAGCTGAGCTTGATATGGAAACGATCCTTTGGTCGGTTGATACAATTGATTGGAAAAACCCAACCGTCCCTGTCATGGTGAAGCGGGTGGAAGAAAAAGTGCACCCAGGTGCGATGGTTTTGATGCACCCGACTGATGTGGTGAACAGTGGATTGGATGAATTGATTGAAATGATCAAACGGAAAGGCTACAAGATTGCAGCAATAGAACGTTTGTTGAGCGAACAGCGATAA
- a CDS encoding M16 family metallopeptidase: MLKKYTCSNGLRVVLEGIPAVRSVTVGIWIKTGSRNETSENNGISHFLEHMFFKGTTSRSARDIAEAFDAIGGQVNAFTSKEYTCFYAKVLDTYKDFALEILADMFFNSTFEEEELEREKKVVYEEIKMSEDTPDDIIHDMLSEVSFGNHPLAYPILGSEQTLSSFKREDLQRYKDSHYTPENVVISVAGNVDDSYFKQVEKLFGNYHTKTDGFEYQRPLFKGEHVERKKDTEQAHLCLGYQGLPVDDPSIYSLIIMNNVLGGSMSSRLFQDVREQRGLAYSVFSYHSSFVDNGLLTIYAGTGKEQLPLLQETMEATIESFKVNGLTDKELHNSKEQLKANLMLSLESTNSRMSRNGKNELILNRHRTLDEMINEIDQVTHESTNRIIRSLFEQDPSSALISP; the protein is encoded by the coding sequence TTGCTTAAAAAATATACATGCAGCAATGGATTACGAGTAGTATTAGAAGGAATACCGGCAGTAAGATCCGTTACCGTAGGAATCTGGATCAAGACAGGGTCACGCAACGAAACGTCGGAAAACAATGGGATATCCCATTTCTTAGAGCATATGTTTTTCAAAGGGACTACTTCGCGTTCGGCCCGCGACATTGCAGAAGCTTTCGATGCTATAGGCGGACAGGTAAATGCGTTTACTTCGAAAGAGTACACCTGTTTTTATGCGAAAGTACTCGATACTTATAAAGATTTTGCCTTGGAAATATTGGCGGATATGTTCTTCAACTCTACTTTTGAAGAAGAAGAGCTGGAAAGAGAAAAGAAGGTCGTATATGAAGAAATAAAGATGTCCGAGGATACCCCGGATGATATTATACACGATATGCTGTCGGAGGTTTCTTTCGGTAACCATCCGTTAGCTTATCCGATTCTCGGTTCCGAGCAAACTCTTTCTTCCTTTAAACGGGAAGATTTGCAGCGATATAAGGATAGTCATTATACACCCGAAAATGTGGTGATTTCTGTAGCCGGCAATGTTGACGACAGTTATTTTAAACAAGTTGAAAAATTATTCGGCAACTATCATACAAAAACCGACGGATTCGAATATCAACGGCCATTGTTCAAGGGAGAGCATGTTGAACGAAAAAAAGATACCGAACAAGCCCATTTATGCCTTGGTTATCAAGGCCTTCCGGTCGATGATCCATCCATCTACAGCTTAATAATCATGAATAATGTGCTTGGCGGCAGTATGAGTTCAAGACTGTTTCAAGACGTAAGGGAGCAGAGAGGACTTGCTTATTCCGTTTTTTCCTACCATAGTTCTTTTGTCGATAACGGGTTGCTCACCATTTATGCTGGTACAGGAAAAGAACAGTTACCTTTACTGCAGGAAACGATGGAGGCGACCATCGAAAGCTTCAAGGTAAATGGACTTACTGACAAAGAGCTCCACAATAGTAAAGAGCAGCTGAAAGCTAATTTAATGCTAAGTTTGGAAAGTACAAACAGTCGAATGAGCAGAAATGGAAAAAATGAATTGATTTTAAACAGACATCGGACGCTTGATGAGATGATTAACGAAATTGATCAGGTAACACATGAGTCGACCAACCGTATCATCCGTTCATTGTTTGAACAAGATCCTTCTAGTGCGCTGATTTCACCTTGA
- a CDS encoding YlmC/YmxH family sporulation protein: protein MRYKDLSGKEIVDVSSGTRLGILGHTDLEFNEETGQIESFILPNYKWFGMKKEGENIRINWRDIKKIGEDMIIIDS from the coding sequence ATGAGATACAAGGATTTAAGCGGCAAGGAAATCGTCGATGTGAGCAGTGGTACGAGACTCGGCATTTTGGGTCATACCGATTTGGAATTTAATGAGGAAACTGGTCAGATAGAATCCTTCATTCTTCCGAATTATAAATGGTTCGGAATGAAAAAAGAAGGGGAAAATATCAGAATAAATTGGCGTGATATCAAGAAAATCGGTGAAGATATGATTATCATTGATTCATAA
- the dpaA gene encoding dipicolinic acid synthetase subunit A: protein MDTKMNIAIIGGDARYLELIRHLTKNPQMDLTIIGYDQLDKGFTGAKQAELEDIEPNKLDAVIIPVPGTDHQGYVETVFSDKQIQLKKDWFHSLKEGCIVFSGITTTFLNEAAGEAALQLVPLFDRDDVAIYNSIPTVEGTIMMAIQNTDFTIHSSNVVILGLGRVGMTLASKFAGLGAHVSVGSKHQSDLARITEMGLTPFSLEELTTHSPNCDLLINTIPAKVVTKEVIQVMKSHALIIDLASKPGGTDFKYAEQRGIKAMPAPGLPGIVAPKTAGAILGRVVSQILTEHISERSR from the coding sequence ATGGATACCAAAATGAATATTGCCATTATCGGCGGTGACGCAAGATATTTGGAATTGATCAGGCACTTAACGAAAAACCCCCAAATGGACTTGACAATAATCGGTTATGATCAACTGGATAAGGGGTTCACAGGTGCAAAGCAAGCAGAACTAGAAGATATCGAACCGAATAAATTAGATGCTGTGATTATTCCTGTGCCAGGCACAGACCATCAAGGATATGTGGAAACAGTTTTTTCTGACAAACAGATTCAGTTGAAAAAAGATTGGTTTCATTCCTTGAAAGAAGGTTGTATCGTGTTTTCAGGCATCACTACGACATTTTTAAATGAAGCAGCTGGCGAGGCTGCATTACAGTTGGTCCCTTTATTCGATCGGGATGATGTGGCGATTTACAATTCAATCCCAACCGTCGAAGGCACCATCATGATGGCCATTCAGAACACTGATTTCACTATCCATTCAAGCAATGTAGTCATCTTGGGATTGGGAAGGGTTGGTATGACGCTTGCCAGCAAGTTTGCCGGACTTGGAGCACATGTATCTGTCGGATCTAAGCATCAGTCAGACCTTGCCAGGATAACGGAAATGGGATTGACCCCTTTCTCTTTGGAGGAATTGACCACACACTCCCCCAACTGTGATTTGCTAATCAATACCATACCCGCAAAGGTTGTCACCAAGGAAGTAATTCAAGTCATGAAGTCCCATGCTTTAATTATTGATTTGGCTTCCAAACCAGGCGGAACTGATTTTAAATATGCTGAACAGCGAGGAATCAAAGCAATGCCCGCACCGGGGTTACCAGGAATCGTTGCTCCGAAGACTGCAGGTGCCATTCTGGGAAGGGTAGTTTCCCAAATATTGACGGAACATATTTCGGAAAGGAGTAGGTAA
- the dpaB gene encoding dipicolinate synthase subunit B — protein MSLEGKRIGFGLTGSHCTYDAVFPQMEKLVEAKAEVVPVVSYTVQNTDTHFGEAKAHMQRIKEITGKELITTIPEAEPLGPKYPLDCMVIAPLTGNSMSKLANALTDSPVLMAAKATIRNGNPVVLGISTNDALGLNGVNLMRLMATKLIYFIPYGQDDPFKKPNSLVAEMDLLQDTVESALQYKQLQPVIIERK, from the coding sequence ATGTCTTTAGAAGGAAAAAGAATCGGATTCGGTCTTACAGGCTCCCACTGTACCTATGATGCTGTATTTCCTCAAATGGAAAAACTTGTAGAGGCAAAAGCGGAAGTAGTACCAGTAGTTTCTTATACAGTACAGAATACCGATACTCATTTTGGTGAGGCGAAAGCACATATGCAAAGGATAAAAGAGATTACTGGCAAAGAGTTGATTACAACCATTCCGGAAGCAGAGCCGCTGGGACCGAAATATCCTTTGGATTGCATGGTTATAGCCCCTTTGACAGGGAATTCGATGAGTAAACTAGCTAATGCATTGACGGATTCTCCGGTTTTGATGGCTGCAAAAGCTACCATCCGTAATGGAAATCCTGTCGTCTTAGGTATATCAACCAATGATGCCTTGGGATTAAATGGAGTTAATTTAATGCGGTTGATGGCCACAAAATTGATTTATTTTATTCCTTATGGACAGGACGATCCGTTCAAGAAACCGAACTCCTTGGTAGCAGAAATGGATCTATTGCAGGATACAGTAGAAAGCGCCCTGCAATATAAACAATTGCAACCGGTTATCATAGAAAGAAAATAA